From the Panthera leo isolate Ple1 chromosome C1, P.leo_Ple1_pat1.1, whole genome shotgun sequence genome, one window contains:
- the LOC122226917 gene encoding solute carrier family 35 member E2A isoform X2, with protein MSASAKPSAPAELAPGPEDQPKGKPLLGWGSLFGPRSEKIVFSRSEGAPEENVLTITITETTVIESDLGVWSSRALLYLTLWFFFSFCTLFLNKYILSLLEGEPSMLGAVQMLSTTFIGCIKIFVPCCLYQHKTRLSYPPNFIMIMLFVGLMRFATVVLGLVSLKNVAVSFAETVKSSAPIFTVIMSRMILGEHTGLLVNLSLIPVMGGLALCTATEISFNVLGFSAALSTNIMDCLQNVFSKKLLSGDKYRFSAAELQFYTSAAAVAMLIPAWIFFMDLPVTGRSGKSFSYSQDVVLLLLMDGVLFHLQSVTAYALMGKISPVTFSVASTVKHALSIWLSIIVFGNRVTSLSAIGTVLVTAGVLLYNKAKQRQREAMQSLAVAASPTPEDEAEPLTPKDPRPHH; from the exons ATGTCAGCCTCAGCGAAACCCTCGGCGCCGGCAGAGCTGGCCCCTGGCCCCGAGGACCAGCCCAAGGGGAAGCCGCTCCTCGGCTGGGGCTCTCTCTTCGGCCCCCGCAGCGAGAAGATTGTTTTCAGCAGGAGCGAGGGCGCCCCCGAGGAGAACGTGCTCACCATCACCATCACGGAGACCACGGTCATCGAGTCGGACCTGGGCGTGTGGAGCTCCCGGGCTCTGCTCTACCTGACGCTGTGGTTCTTCTTCAGCTTCTGCACCCTCTTTCTCAACAAGTACATCCTGTCCCTGCTGGAAGGGGAGCCCAGCATGCTAG gTGCTGTGCAAATGTTGTCAACTACGTTTATTGgatgcattaaaatatttgttccttGCTGTTTATATCAACACAAAACCCGGCTTTCTTATCCCCCCAATTTCATCATGATCATGCTGTTTGTGGGTCTAATGAG GTTTGCGACGGTGGTTTTGGGTCTGGTCAGCCTGAAAAACGTGGCGGTTTCGTTTGCTGAAACAGTGAAGAGCTCTGCTCCCATTTTCACCGTGATTATGTCCCGGATGATCCTCGGGGAGCACACAG GGCTGCTGGTCAACCTCTCGCTCATCCCCGTCATGGGAGGCCTGGCACTGTGCACGGCAACGGAGATAAGCTTCAACGTCTTAGGGTTTTCGGCCGCGCTGTCCACCAACATCATGGACTG tttgcaaaatgtcttttcaaaaaaGCTCCTCAGCGGGGACAAATACAGGTTCTC GGCCGCGGAGCTCCAGTTCTACACCAGCGCGGCGGCCGTGGCCATGCTGATCCCCGCCTGGATCTTCTTCATG GACTTGCCGGTGACTGGGAGAAGTGGGAAGAGCTTCAGTTACAGTCAGGATGTCGTGTTGCTGCTGCTGATGGACGGCGTCCTGTTCCACCTGCAGAGTGTCACGGCCTATGCCCTCATGGGCAAAATCTCCCCCGTCACTTTCAG TGTCGCCAGCACCGTGAAGCACGCCTTATCCATCTGGCTCAGTATTATAGTGTTTGGCAACAGAGTCACCAGCCTGTCAGCCATCGGCACCGTCCTAGTGACGGCTGGCGTCCTGCTCTACAACAAAGCCAAGCAGCGCCAGCGGGAGGCCATGCAGAGCCTGGCTGTGGCCGCCAGCCCAACGCCAGAGGACGAAGCGGAGCCACTGACCCCCAAGGACCCCAGACCACACCACTGA
- the LOC122226917 gene encoding solute carrier family 35 member E2A isoform X1, whose product MSASAKPSAPAELAPGPEDQPKGKPLLGWGSLFGPRSEKIVFSRSEGAPEENVLTITITETTVIESDLGVWSSRALLYLTLWFFFSFCTLFLNKYILSLLEGEPSMLGAVQMLSTTFIGCIKIFVPCCLYQHKTRLSYPPNFIMIMLFVGLMRFATVVLGLVSLKNVAVSFAETVKSSAPIFTVIMSRMILGEHTGLLVNLSLIPVMGGLALCTATEISFNVLGFSAALSTNIMDCLQNVFSKKLLSGDKYRFSAAELQFYTSAAAVAMLIPAWIFFMDLPVTGRSGKSFSYSQDVVLLLLMDGVLFHLQSVTAYALMGKISPVTFRKQEGASEGAPGLCRLGSGPSPGRNPLSLQCRQHREARLIHLAQYYSVWQQSHQPVSHRHRPSDGWRPALQQSQAAPAGGHAEPGCGRQPNARGRSGATDPQGPQTTPLSSGSCGGWPGPPSRCPLLLSPSPMQTPGLLGSVGCRRPRDGPPSLLPFQVFSENQRELERGSQMSASWGGDRSQLLLSHGQTM is encoded by the exons ATGTCAGCCTCAGCGAAACCCTCGGCGCCGGCAGAGCTGGCCCCTGGCCCCGAGGACCAGCCCAAGGGGAAGCCGCTCCTCGGCTGGGGCTCTCTCTTCGGCCCCCGCAGCGAGAAGATTGTTTTCAGCAGGAGCGAGGGCGCCCCCGAGGAGAACGTGCTCACCATCACCATCACGGAGACCACGGTCATCGAGTCGGACCTGGGCGTGTGGAGCTCCCGGGCTCTGCTCTACCTGACGCTGTGGTTCTTCTTCAGCTTCTGCACCCTCTTTCTCAACAAGTACATCCTGTCCCTGCTGGAAGGGGAGCCCAGCATGCTAG gTGCTGTGCAAATGTTGTCAACTACGTTTATTGgatgcattaaaatatttgttccttGCTGTTTATATCAACACAAAACCCGGCTTTCTTATCCCCCCAATTTCATCATGATCATGCTGTTTGTGGGTCTAATGAG GTTTGCGACGGTGGTTTTGGGTCTGGTCAGCCTGAAAAACGTGGCGGTTTCGTTTGCTGAAACAGTGAAGAGCTCTGCTCCCATTTTCACCGTGATTATGTCCCGGATGATCCTCGGGGAGCACACAG GGCTGCTGGTCAACCTCTCGCTCATCCCCGTCATGGGAGGCCTGGCACTGTGCACGGCAACGGAGATAAGCTTCAACGTCTTAGGGTTTTCGGCCGCGCTGTCCACCAACATCATGGACTG tttgcaaaatgtcttttcaaaaaaGCTCCTCAGCGGGGACAAATACAGGTTCTC GGCCGCGGAGCTCCAGTTCTACACCAGCGCGGCGGCCGTGGCCATGCTGATCCCCGCCTGGATCTTCTTCATG GACTTGCCGGTGACTGGGAGAAGTGGGAAGAGCTTCAGTTACAGTCAGGATGTCGTGTTGCTGCTGCTGATGGACGGCGTCCTGTTCCACCTGCAGAGTGTCACGGCCTATGCCCTCATGGGCAAAATCTCCCCCGTCACTTTCAG AAAGCAGGAGGGAGCCAGCGAGGGAGCCCCGGGTCTGTGCCGGCTGGGCAGCGGGCCGAGCCCGGGCCGTAACCCCCTGTCGTTGCAGTGTCGCCAGCACCGTGAAGCACGCCTTATCCATCTGGCTCAGTATTATAGTGTTTGGCAACAGAGTCACCAGCCTGTCAGCCATCGGCACCGTCCTAGTGACGGCTGGCGTCCTGCTCTACAACAAAGCCAAGCAGCGCCAGCGGGAGGCCATGCAGAGCCTGGCTGTGGCCGCCAGCCCAACGCCAGAGGACGAAGCGGAGCCACTGACCCCCAAGGACCCCAGACCACACCACTGAGCTCTGGAAGCTGCGGCGGGTGGCCAGGGCCCCCAAGCCGCTGCCCACTGCTGCTGTCCCCCTCACCGATGCAGACACCCGGCCTCCTTGGGTCAGTGGGGTGCAGGAGGCCACGGGACGGGCCGCCTTCGCTGCTCCCATTTCAGGTTTTCAGTGAAAACCAACGGGAGCTTGAACGGGGATCCCAGATGTCCGCTTCCTGGGGTGGAGACCGGAGCCAGCTGCTGCTGAGCCACGGCCAGACAATGTGA